The following proteins are encoded in a genomic region of alpha proteobacterium U9-1i:
- a CDS encoding peptidase, M20/M25/M40 family has translation MIRLVLAALVVAFLAVAGFVAYRTATFTAPPPAAEVPAPDVNTYAIDPSAAAMRLAEAIRFRTVSLVTDGEDRAQFEQFHAWMQQRYPAFHAAARREIVGELSLLYTWEGTDAAQPPILLLAHQDVVPAPDDTRAAWSVDPFGGVIRDNAIWGRGAIDDKSSLVALLEAAEFLAASGRRPTRTIIFAFGHDEELGGDTGATAMAALLAERGVRAWFVLDEGLAALERHPLTGGPAALIGVSEKGGATMRVRAVGQPGHSSMPPPETAVSRLAEAITRIHTMPIDRSLEGGPALDMMRALSPELSLTNRAALANEWLAGPLLRARLAAEPAALALMGTTVAPTMTEGGIRPNVLPGEAIAMINFRLHPRDSSADILRRARQAVAEIEGVTVEWEGEPREASAVSSATSSSYALIAALSRATLPEAAVAPALVIAGTDSRLYADVAENVYRYQPILLTAEDLEGPHGINEHLTIANFERQIRFYIGLLEAGAMQ, from the coding sequence ATGATCCGGCTTGTCCTGGCCGCCCTGGTGGTGGCGTTTCTGGCTGTGGCGGGGTTCGTGGCCTATCGCACGGCGACGTTCACAGCCCCGCCGCCGGCAGCTGAAGTCCCCGCACCGGACGTCAACACCTACGCCATCGACCCAAGCGCTGCCGCAATGCGTCTCGCTGAAGCGATCCGCTTCCGCACCGTCTCCCTCGTCACTGATGGCGAAGACCGCGCCCAGTTCGAACAATTCCATGCCTGGATGCAGCAGCGTTACCCGGCGTTCCACGCCGCCGCCCGGCGCGAAATCGTCGGTGAGCTGTCGCTCCTGTACACGTGGGAAGGCACGGACGCCGCGCAGCCGCCGATCCTGCTCCTCGCCCACCAAGACGTCGTCCCGGCGCCGGACGACACCCGTGCCGCTTGGAGCGTCGATCCGTTTGGCGGCGTCATCCGCGACAACGCGATCTGGGGCCGCGGCGCTATCGACGACAAAAGCTCGCTCGTCGCTTTGCTCGAAGCCGCTGAATTTCTCGCCGCCAGCGGCAGGCGCCCGACGCGTACGATCATCTTCGCGTTCGGCCATGACGAAGAACTCGGCGGCGACACCGGCGCCACGGCGATGGCCGCGCTGCTCGCGGAACGTGGCGTGCGCGCTTGGTTCGTTCTGGACGAAGGCCTGGCCGCGTTGGAGCGCCATCCGCTCACCGGCGGCCCCGCCGCTTTGATTGGCGTCAGCGAGAAAGGCGGCGCCACCATGCGTGTGCGCGCGGTCGGCCAGCCTGGCCATTCTTCGATGCCGCCACCAGAAACGGCTGTCTCGCGTCTCGCCGAAGCGATCACCCGCATCCACACCATGCCGATTGATCGCAGCCTCGAAGGCGGCCCAGCGCTCGACATGATGCGCGCGCTGTCGCCGGAGCTTTCGCTCACCAACCGCGCCGCGCTCGCCAACGAATGGTTGGCGGGCCCCTTGCTGCGCGCGCGCCTCGCTGCTGAGCCCGCGGCGCTCGCGCTTATGGGCACAACCGTCGCGCCAACGATGACCGAAGGCGGCATTCGCCCGAACGTGTTGCCCGGCGAAGCCATCGCGATGATCAATTTTCGCCTGCATCCCCGCGATTCCAGCGCCGACATCCTGCGCCGCGCGCGCCAAGCCGTCGCCGAGATCGAAGGCGTCACGGTCGAATGGGAAGGGGAGCCGCGTGAAGCGAGCGCCGTGTCAAGCGCCACCTCGTCCAGCTACGCCTTGATCGCCGCGCTCTCTCGCGCGACGTTGCCTGAAGCCGCCGTCGCGCCCGCCTTGGTGATCGCTGGCACGGATTCGCGCCTCTATGCCGACGTCGCTGAGAACGTCTATCGCTACCAGCCTATCTTGCTGACCGCCGAAGATCTCGAAGGCCCGCACGGCATCAACGAGCACCTCACGATCGCCAATTTCGAGCGTCAAATCAGATTCTATATCGGCCTCCTGGAAGCAGGGGCGATGCAATGA
- a CDS encoding pheophorbide a oxygenase: MSELLRDLWYFAATSKEVTAGKMFRREILGEPVVLGRDGQGRAFALRDICPHRAVPLSAGRVTETDGVQTVECPYHGWRFGTADGVCKQIPSLVEGQAYEASRIRVRHYPTHEANGIVLVFVSSDPRFADAPPPAPEFGLAELSEPKFVIDRIFAASMDNAVVGLMDPAHVPYVHNQWWWRPPSTGKKLKEKRFVPRERGWAIERHAPASNSLAYKYLFGGAVTTEISFMLPGFRWEVVETPKSRLFTLTCLTPENENSTRITQVTYWRDAIWLDLIKPILIPAGREFLDQDGRMVDLQNSGLKYSPAMLWIDDIDVQAKWYLKLKREWAKSREEGRDFVNPIEPTTLRWMS, translated from the coding sequence ATGAGCGAGCTTCTCCGCGATCTCTGGTACTTCGCCGCCACCTCCAAGGAGGTGACCGCCGGCAAGATGTTCCGCCGCGAAATCTTGGGCGAGCCGGTCGTGCTGGGCCGCGACGGGCAGGGCCGCGCCTTCGCGCTGCGCGACATCTGCCCGCACCGCGCCGTGCCGCTCTCGGCCGGCCGCGTCACCGAAACAGACGGCGTGCAGACAGTCGAGTGCCCGTATCACGGCTGGCGCTTCGGCACCGCCGATGGCGTCTGCAAGCAAATCCCGTCCCTGGTGGAAGGCCAAGCCTACGAAGCCAGTCGCATTCGCGTGCGCCACTATCCAACGCACGAAGCCAACGGCATCGTGCTCGTGTTCGTGTCGTCCGATCCGCGCTTCGCCGATGCGCCGCCACCCGCGCCTGAGTTCGGCTTGGCCGAACTCAGCGAACCGAAATTCGTCATCGATCGCATCTTCGCCGCGAGCATGGACAACGCCGTCGTCGGCCTGATGGACCCCGCGCACGTGCCGTACGTGCATAATCAATGGTGGTGGCGCCCGCCGAGCACCGGCAAGAAGCTGAAGGAAAAGCGCTTCGTCCCGCGTGAGCGCGGCTGGGCGATCGAACGCCACGCGCCGGCGTCTAACTCGCTCGCCTACAAATATTTGTTCGGCGGCGCGGTGACGACCGAGATTTCCTTCATGCTGCCGGGCTTCCGCTGGGAGGTGGTGGAGACGCCGAAATCGCGCCTCTTCACGCTCACCTGCCTCACGCCGGAAAACGAAAACTCAACCCGCATCACCCAAGTCACGTATTGGCGCGACGCCATCTGGCTCGATCTCATCAAGCCGATCCTCATCCCCGCCGGCCGCGAATTCCTCGATCAAGACGGCCGCATGGTCGATCTGCAAAACAGCGGCCTGAAATACAGCCCCGCCATGCTGTGGATCGACGACATCGACGTGCAGGCAAAATGGTATCTAAAGCTCAAGCGCGAATGGGCCAAGAGCCGCGAAGAGGGGCGCGACTTCGTCAATCCAATCGAGCCGACGACGCTCAGGTGGATGAGTTAG